In Amyelois transitella isolate CPQ chromosome 13, ilAmyTran1.1, whole genome shotgun sequence, a genomic segment contains:
- the LOC132902406 gene encoding exonuclease GOR-like has translation MKMQHFCEQYYGSLCQEEGAISTADNASTADRWQQIKNDMSASPWPPSPPSAQTILMEELTAALQPHLLSRTQMWELGYPVEIEPNSTKAVMYMNAPPPRPTIFTSWNVNAPEFIPGSETNSGVISTGSTPRLDSEKATEEVEHLCVRCRKVFHMTRDGEYLTQGFCSYHWGRAADGYYACCNEGFGSKGCALSIFHVWNGTNPGMNGPLEGYVRPRSHRGGVYAIDTEMCYTTAGLELASVAVVDVNGQLVYQTYVRPSSSILCYNTRFSGIRPRNLQHATKTLRDVQNDLLEFVGTDTILVGHALENDFKVLKLLHTAVVDTCAMYPHARGLPMRRSLRVLSEEYLGRKIQQSSAGHSALEDARAVMDLILLKVKEDRAFTEHHLISNQLHEFQPYTPYLLVSVA, from the coding sequence ATGAAAATGCAACACTTTTGTGAGCAATATTACGGTTCGTTATGTCAAGAGGAGGGTGCCATATCGACAGCAGACAACGCCAGCACCGCAGACCGTTGGCAACAGATCAAGAATGATATGTCGGCGTCGCCGTGGCCGCCTTCACCGCCGTCTGCGCAGACCATCTTAATGGAGGAACTAACAGCAGCCCTACAACCCCATCTGCTTTCGCGTACACAGATGTGGGAGCTTGGTTACCCCGTAGAAATCGAGCCAAACTCTACAAAAGCTGTGATGTACATGAATGCGCCGCCGCCACGACCTACAATATTCACCTCCTGGAATGTGAATGCGCCTGAATTTATACCTGGTTCGGAAACTAACAGTGGCGTAATTTCAACGGGATCTACTCCGCGCTTGGACAGTGAAAAAGCAACTGAAGAAGTGGAACATTTATGTGTTCGCTGTCGTAAAGTGTTTCATATGACCCGTGACGGTGAATATTTAACCCAGGGCTTCTGCTCCTATCATTGGGGTCGTGCAGCGGATGGATATTACGCTTGCTGCAACGAAGGTTTTGGTTCCAAAGGTTGCGCTTTAAGCATTTTTCATGTATGGAACGGAACTAATCCTGGTATGAATGGACCACTCGAAGGATATGTTCGGCCACGCTCGCACCGCGGAGGGGTGTATGCAATAGACACAGAGATGTGTTATACAACCGCAGGACTGGAGTTAGCTAGTGTGGCGGTCGTAGATGTAAATGGCCAACTTGTGTACCAAACTTATGTGAGACCAAGTTCGTCTATACTGTGTTATAACACTAGATTCTCGGGCATCAGGCCGCGCAACTTGCAGCACGCGACCAAGACACTGCGAGATGTACAGAATGATCTTCTTGAATTTGTTGGCACGGATACGATATTGGTTGGACATGCCCTGGAGAATGATTTCAAAGTGTTGAAATTATTGCATACAGCAGTCGTTGATACCTGTGCGATGTATCCCCATGCTAGAGGATTGCCGATGCGTCGCTCTCTGCGTGTTCTTTCTGAAGAATATTTGGGACGAAAAATACAGCAAAGCAGTGCGGGCCATTCCGCTTTAGAAGATGCTCGTGCAGTTATGGATTTAATATTGCTGAAAGTGAAAGAAGACCGAGCGTTCACTGAGCACCATCTGATCTCGAATCAGTTACATGAGTTCCAACCATATACACCGTACCTTTTAGTCAGTGTCGCCTAA